A single window of Vibrio gazogenes DNA harbors:
- the lptA gene encoding lipopolysaccharide transport periplasmic protein LptA: MKISHLSLLACLFISSGALALSTDTEQPVYIDSDSQQLDLKSNQVTFVGNVTLKQGSINIHADKLIVTRNPQDGQIEAIQGFGDLATFSQLTDEGKTLYGEAKKLNYQMAADQLTMTDKAMLSQDDSVIRSTKIRYKISAQKLIADGNSNERVSTVLQPQATNKE; this comes from the coding sequence ATGAAAATCTCGCACCTTAGTTTGCTCGCTTGTCTATTTATCTCAAGCGGCGCTTTGGCATTATCAACAGATACCGAACAACCGGTCTACATCGATTCGGATAGTCAGCAACTTGATTTAAAAAGTAATCAGGTGACGTTTGTGGGCAATGTAACCCTCAAACAAGGAAGCATCAATATTCATGCTGACAAATTAATCGTGACTCGAAATCCTCAAGACGGACAGATTGAGGCAATTCAGGGGTTCGGCGATCTGGCCACGTTTTCTCAGTTGACCGATGAAGGGAAAACCCTCTATGGCGAAGCTAAGAAACTCAATTATCAAATGGCTGCGGATCAATTGACCATGACAGATAAAGCAATGCTGTCACAAGATGACAGTGTCATTCGGAGTACCAAAATCCGTTATAAGATTTCTGCACAAAAACTGATTGCAGACGGAAATTCAAACGAGCGCGTATCAACAGTCCTACAACCGCAGGCAACGAATAAAGAATAA
- the lptC gene encoding LPS export ABC transporter periplasmic protein LptC, with product MSLARTIYILLFFVICWSIYYLIDNERKANVQVAPNTELPMFSGEHLSNISYGADGVRSYTITSTHLDYYAKSGNTIFEHPILQVYRNGRVIEWKVTAQRGILTKNKILTLYDNVIGKNLLENSSFESLETAKLSMQLDNRDFWTDTPVLLKGPLFETQGQAMKGNFADHSALLYNHVQGRYENLAP from the coding sequence ATGAGTCTGGCTCGTACCATTTATATACTCTTGTTTTTCGTTATCTGCTGGTCAATTTACTACCTGATCGATAATGAAAGAAAAGCGAATGTACAAGTAGCGCCGAATACGGAGCTACCGATGTTTAGTGGTGAGCATCTTTCCAACATTTCGTATGGTGCAGACGGTGTGAGAAGTTATACCATCACATCAACTCATCTGGATTATTATGCCAAAAGCGGCAACACCATATTTGAGCATCCGATTTTACAGGTTTACCGTAATGGGCGAGTCATAGAATGGAAAGTGACAGCCCAACGGGGAATTCTGACAAAGAATAAAATATTAACGCTTTACGACAACGTGATTGGTAAAAACTTACTTGAGAATTCCAGTTTTGAATCACTCGAAACCGCAAAACTCAGTATGCAATTGGATAACCGTGATTTTTGGACAGACACACCCGTCTTACTGAAAGGTCCACTATTTGAAACACAAGGTCAGGCGATGAAAGGCAATTTTGCCGATCATAGCGCCTTACTTTATAACCATGTACAGGGTAGATATGAAAATCTCGCACCTTAG